In the genome of Planctomyces sp. SH-PL62, the window GGTAGTCGTCGTAGATCGACTCCGACTCCTTGGGCTGGTCGGTGATCGGCTTCCCCTTGCTGTTCTTGGGGTGGGCCAGTTCGAACGCCTGGATGTGGACCTTCGCCGAGCCTTCGAGGACGTTCAGGCTCCCGGGATGCCGGGTCTGGAACATCTCGATCTCCAGGACGATGACCACGTCGGCCTCGAAGTCACGGGCGGCCTCGGAGGGGTCGGACCACTTGGGATGGCCCTGGATCCAGTCTCCCACGCGCTCGTTGTCGACGGTCGTGATCTTCTTGTTCTTCTTGAGGTTGCCGATGAACTGCCGCGCCAGGTCGCGCTCAAGCCCGGGGAAGCGTCCCAGGGTGGCGTCGTCGGCGGCGGTGAGCACGACGACCTTCTTCCCCTTCAGGGACGGTCCCGGGGCCGGAATCGTGGGCTCGAAGGGCTGGAGGAAGTAGAAGATCGTGCGCGGGTCGCATCCCGCAAGGCTCACAAGCAGGCTCAGGGCCACCGCGGTGGTGGCGAGACGTCGCATCCTCGTCATCGTACGGGGGGTCATCCTTCGCCCCCTCCTTCCTTGGTTCGGGCGTGGGCGGAACCGGGCCGATGGCCGGCGCCGCGCCGGCGGGGGCCAGGTGGGCCGGGCCGTCAAGAAATCGCTTCAACCAGAATGCGGAACCTACCAGGACGATCACGAACAGCAGGCCCACCAGCGGCTCCCCCGGCGATCGGAAGCCCAGCGGCTTCCGCGTCCATACGGCCAGGAGCAGCCAGACGATCAACGGCCCCGCGAGCAGGCCCACGAGCGCGCCCGCCGGGTTCGCCCTCCAGGCCCGATCCAGGCGCCCCCTCGCCGCGTGCGCCACGGCCGTCGTCGCCCCGCAGGTGGGGCAGGGACGGCCCGTCGCGATCAGGAAGGAGCAGGGAGCGAGCCCGAGTTGCTCGTGCGAGCCGTACCCGCGAGGGTCCGGCTCCAGCGAACGGGCGACCGCCAGCATGATTCCCAGACCGACCGCCAGGCCCGCCAGGAGCCACCGGACCGTCTGCGAGATCGGAGGCCGATTCAGAGGGGGTTCGTGCATCGCAGGGGAGACCGGGGAGCCTGTCGAGACGCCGGCCGTCGGGACGCGAATCATCCGAAATGCCGACGCAACGTACCGACCCTGCCGATTCCTGGCAACCCCGGATCAGAGCTTCTCGACCCACGCCTCGGCCTCGACCATGGCCCCTTGCATCCGACGCTCGATCTCCAGGCGTCCGGCCTCCAGGGCCTCGCGATCGGCGTCGGGGGGGATGAACACCGGCGCGGGGACGACGGCCGCGGCCTGGGAACCGGGCTTGGGGATGCAGAAGCGATCCCAGCTCCTGGCCCGCCAGGAGTCCTTGAACGCCATCCCCGCCCCCACGACCGGCAGCCCCGTCCGGCTGGCGAGGTAGGCGATCCCCTGATGGACGTGCCGCCTCGGGCCGCGAGGGCCGTCGGGCGTCACGCACAGATTGCCGTCGTCGATCCGCTCGGTCATCTCGCGGAGCGCCCGCGCGCCGCCTCGCGTCGTCGAGCCCCGGACCACGCCGAAGCCCAGCCGCTTGACGACCTGAGTGATCATCTCGCCGTCGCGATGGTCGCTGATGAGGATGTTCATCGTCGGCCAGTTCCAGTAGTAGGCCGGGAAGAGCATCACCTCGTGGAAGAAGGCGTAGATGTAGCGCCGGCCCGTCCGACGCGCGACCTCGGGATCGACCATCGGATCTTCATAACGGAAGTGGAAATCCCAGGTCCGGCCCAATCGGCGGACCACCCGAGAGCCGACGCATCCAATGGCCTGGATGAGGAGCGGATGCTGGATCTTCATGCCCGCCTCGCCTTCCTTCCCTGGAAGTGAACCGCCCTCGACGGTCGGAAGTCGACGCACCGGGGGCGCGAGCGGAGCCTATGCGAAAGCCGCGAACGACGCCAGACCAGCTCGACCCGCCCTCGTGCGGCCCCTGAGCCCCCTCGGCGAGTCGCGATCGAATCGGTCGGGATCGCCAAAGCGGACGAGGGCCGACCGATCGGGGGTACGTCCGTCGGTCAGGATTTCGGCGGCTTGAACTCGAACCGCTCGCGCGGGATCTCGACGTCCAGTCGGGGTCGGAACGTGGTCGTGGTCTCGACCGTGGCACCCGGGAACTGCATTTTCGTGACGAGCTTCCTCACCAGCGAGGTCGACCTGTCGATCCAGTACGTCTCGACGTCTCCCGAAAGGTTCTTGCCCTCGACCTTCCGGCAGGAGGACTCGTCGACCACCTCCTCGCCTGCGAACCGGGGGTCTTTCAGGACCCTCAGCGGGTACGTCGGGACCGCCTCGGGCATCAAGAGGGAAGGGATAAGCGTGGACGTCCCGCCCGATATCCCCGACGCGCCGCCGAGCGCCATCTGCAACGTCTCTTCCTGGACCTTGGGCCGGAGGGTCCACCAGTGCTTCGAGCTTTCGGGGGCGGCGTCGCTCCAGACGACGAAGCGGTCCATCTCGCCGTCGCCGTCGCCGGTGCGTTGAGAGAACTCGAAGTAGAACAGGTTCGGGCGTAGGAAGCGGGTGGAGAAGGGCTTCTTCACCGTTCGCTTGCCCGACGGCGAGGTGAACACGGCCGTCGACTCGCCCTCGTCCTCGTACGATTTCGCCCCAGCATATGTTTTTTGGACTTCGGCGAGGAGCCGCCCCGGGGTGTCGGCCTCCAGGACCTTGGGTTCGTCCCTCCCCGCCGCGACCACGAGCTCCTGGGCGATGCCGGATGAAAGGGCCGTCGCACCCACGCCGATGATCGCCAACGAGGCGAGGGCGGCCACGAATCGGAGTCGGTGCCAGAACATGGCTGTCAGGACTCCTCTCGCCAGCACGGAAACGTTCCCCACAAGCGCGGGTCCGTCGGGACTCGCCATCCGAATCACGGCGCGGGCGGTGGAGGCCGCCAGAGCGCTGGGGACCGCCGCGGTAGCCGCCTGCGACGGCGACCACGCCGCCGAGACCCCCGTCGAGAGCGCCAGGCCGCGACGGAGCATCCGCCGCCGCAACCGATCGCGTCCCCGCGAGAGCCGGCTGCCGACCGTCCCCACCGCGCACCCGAGACGTCGAGCGGCCTCCGCGTGGGCCACGCCGCCGAGGTCGCAGAGCACCAGCACCTCGCGATATCGCTCCGGAAGCCTGGCGATCTCTTCATCCAGGGCGGCGAGCATTTCGCTTCGCTCAGACGCGACCTCCGGGGCCGCCACCCTCTCGAATTCACCGTCTCCGTGGATTGGACGACGGATCAGTGACTTCCTCACCCTCAACGCGACCTTGCGACTGACTCCGTAGAGCCAACGGCCCAGAGATGCCTCGACGCGAATCGTGGCGGCCTTCCGAACGAGTATCAGGAATGTCGCCTGGAAGGCGTCGGCCGCGAGATGGGGGTCGTCCAGGATCCGGAGACAGACCCCCCAGACCATCGGGCCGTGGCGTCGGACAAGAACCTCGAACGCCGCTTCAGCCTGCGCACCCCCACCATGCACGAACAGATCGAGGAGTCGATCGTCGGAGAAGCCGCCGACCGCCCCCATGCCGAACAGCATTCCCGCGTCGTCGACCGCCGCTGACGGATATCTCTCGCTCATGGGCATTTCTCGCGCTCGGGAGAAGGAAGCGAGATGACGCGGTCGCCCGAGAAGTCGAGCGGCGTCGGCCGACCACCGCGATCAGCCACCCATTCCATGCAGGCTCGCAGGATTTCTTTCCCCGTATTTTCCAGGAAAGTCGAGATCCCGCCTCGAACCGGCTCAGCCCCGCTCGTTGCGGCGGGCGAGGGCGTCGGCGGCGGCGAAGGTGAGGATCACCAGCCCGGTGACGAACGTCCGGTACTCCTCCGGGAACCCGCTCATCGTGATCTGCGTGCGCAGCGCCTGGAGCAGCAGGCAGCCCGCCGCCGCCCCCAGCACGCTCCCCCGACCCCCCTGGAGGGAGACGCCGCCGACGACGCACGCGGCGATCGAGTCGAACTCGTAGCCGGTGGCGGTGTCGGGCTTCGCGACCCGCAGCCAGCCCAGGAAGAGGACCGTCGCAAGGCCGGTGGCCAGGCCGCTGAGCGCGAACGTCCAGGTCTTGAGCCGGACCGTCCGCACCCCCGCCAGCCGCGCCGCGTCCGCGTTGCCGCCGAGCGCGTAGACGTGCTGGCCGAAGACCGTCCGCCGCAGGACGATCCACGCCGCGAGCATGGCCGCCAGGAAGATCAGGCCGCGATAGGGGATGTACGTCGATCCCAGCTCGAAGCCCGAGTCGACGGCCTGGAAGACGCGGATGTTCGCGATCGGCCGGCCCCCGAGCGCGATGAACGCGGCCCCCCGAAAAATCAGCAGCGTGCTCAACGTCGTCACGAACGGGTTGGTCCGGACCACCGAGACGAAAAAACCGTTGATCGAGCCGAGCAGCAGCCCGACCGCGAGCGCCCCGGCGACGCACGCGGGCCCCGACCACCCCCACTGCGCGAGGTGGCCGACGGTCGCCGCGGTGAGGGCGAGCATCGCCCCCTGCGAGAGATCGAACCCGCCGCCGACCAGCACGAACGCCTGGCCGATCGCCAGCACGCCGACGATGCTCGCCTGCGTCAGGATGCTGGTCAGGGTGCCGGGCGTGAAGAACCGTTCGGTCCGCAGCATCAGGACCAGGGCGCCCCCGATCAGGAGGATCTGGGGGAGGCGGCTGAGGACGGATCGTAGCGGGAGCGGCATGACGGATTCCCTGGGGCTTCGATTCGAGCGGGCCGGTTCAGCCCTCGACCATGGCGGCGACGACGGCGTGCTCCGTGAGCGCGGGTGGTCCGAGGACCTTCGCGACCTTCCCCGCGCGGAGCACGAGGCAGCGGTCGGCCAGCCGGATCATCTCCTGCGTGTCGGCCGTGATCAGGAGGACGCTCCGGCCCGAATCGGCCAGCTCGTCGATCCAGCGGTGGATCGCCTCGCGGGTCTTCACGTCGATCCCCCGCGTCGGCTCGTTGAGGATGAACAGTTCCGGGCTCCTCGCCGCCCAACGCGCCAGCAAGACCTTCTGCTGATTGCCGCCCGAGAGGGTCAGCACGGGCTGGGAGAGTCTCGACGCGGCGACCTCGAACTTACGGCGCCAGGTCTCCGCCAGCTCGCGACGGCGACGTCCATTGATCCATCCCCAGCGGGCCAGGTCGGGATAGCTGGCGATCGTGAGGTTCTCCAGGATCCCCTGAGTCGAGATCAACCCCTCACCCCGGCGGTCGGCGGGGACCATCGCGATCCCCCGTCGGGCCGCCTCGACCGGGTGGCGGGGCCGGAAAGGGCGGCCCTGCCAGACGACCTCGCCCGCCGTCGGCCGCGACGTGCCGAAGAGGATGGAGGCCAGCTCCTCGTGCCCCGCGCCGGCGAGCCCGGTGAGGCCGACGACCTCCCCCGGCGCGACGGTCACGTCCAGGCCCCGGAGCGTCTTCCCGACGGCTCCCGTCACCCGCAGCCGAGGCTCGCCGGCCGGCCTGCGGGGCGATCGCTCGCGCACGTCGACGGCCTCGCCGACCATGTGCGCGACGACCTCCCCGAGCGTCACCTCCGAAGCCCGCCACGTCCCGGCCCGCGAGCCGTCGCGAAGGACGGTGATCCGGTCGGAGATCGCGAAGACTTCCTCAAGGTGATGCGAGACGTAGAGCACGGCGATCCCCCGGTCGCGAAGCTCGCGGAGGACGACGAACAGCCGCTCGGTCTCGGCCCTCGAGAGCGCGGCGGTCGGCTCGTCGAGCACCAGGACGCGGACGTCTCGACCCAGGGCCTTGGCGATCTCCACCTGCTGCCGTTGGCCGATCGTCAGCGAGCCGACGCGGGCCTTCGGATCGAGCGCGAATCCCAGTTCGTCCAGGCGTCGGCGGGCCTCGCGGACCATCGCGCGGCGGTCGATCCAGGGGCCGACGCGTGGCTCGGCCCCGAGCGCCAAGTTCTCGGCCACGGTGAACTCGTCGACCAGGCTCAGTTCCTGGTAGATGATCGCGATCCCCTCGGCGATGGCCGCGGCCGGGTTCGAGAACCGAGCGGGGCGGCCCTCGACGACGATCGAGCCCGAATCGGGCCGAATGACCCCGCCGAGGATCTGGATGAGCGTGCTCTTCCCCGCGCCGTTCTCGCCGCAGAGGGCGTGGATCTCCCCGCCCCGCAACTCCAGGTCGACGCCTTTAAGGGCGCGGACGCCGGAGAAGGAGCGGGTCAGGCCGTTCAAGGCCACGCGACGAGGTTCGGGAGAGGATTGCGGCATCGTGAGGCGGAGGCTGGAGGACGTTCGGCTCGGGTTCAGGGGCGACGGCGCGGGGTCTGGCCGGGGAACTCGGCCTCGGGTTCCTCGGCGGCCTTCCCCTTCTTGGCCTTCGCCGTGCCCAGCCGGCCCGACGACGGCTTGACCGGGGCGGGCTTGGACTTCTTGGCCGGCAGGTCGTCGAACAGCCGGGGGAGGACGTCGTCGAGCGTATCCACGAACCGGAAGGTCAGGTCGGCCTTCACCTCGGCGGGCAGTTCCACCAGGTCCTTCTCGTTGTGGCGGGGGAGGAGGATGGTGCGAATCCCCGCGCGGCGGGCCGCGAGCACCTTGTCGCGCACGCCGCCGACGGGGAGCACCCGGCCGGTCAGCGTGACCTCGCCGGTCATCGCCAACTCCATCTTGATCGGGCGATCGCGAAGGAGGCTGATCAGGGCGGAGGCGATCGCGACCCCGGCCGACGGCCCGTCCTTCGGCACCGCCCCGGCGGGGACGTGGATGTGGACGTCGGTCTTGGCCATCTGCGCGGCGTCGAGCCCCAGGGCCTTGGCGTGGCTGCGGAGGTAGCTCATCGCCGCCTGGGCGCTCTCGCGCATGGAATCGCCGAGCAAGCCGGTGAGCATCAGGCCCCCCTTGCCGGGCGTGGCCGAGGCCTCGATGAACAGGATCTCGCCCCCGGTGGGGGTCCAGGCCAGGCCGGTGGCGACCCCCGGGATGCCCGTCCGGTCGGCCAGCTCGCGGAAGTAGCGCGAGGGTCCCAGCAGCTCGGCGACCTGAACCGGGCCGACGGTCACCGCCTTCTTCTTCCCCTCGGCCCGCCTGCGGGCGATCTTCCGGCTGACGGCCGCGACCTCGCGCTCAAGGTTCCGCAGTCCGGCCTCGCGGGTGTAGTCGGAGATGATTTTGCGGATCGCCTGCTCGGTGATCTCCAGGTCCTCGGCGACGAGGCCGTGGGCGTCGAGCTGTTTGGGGATGATGTATTTCTGGGCGATCAGGGTCTTCTCCTCCTCGCTGTAGCCGGGGAGGTTGAGCACCTCCATCCGGTCGAGCAGGGGGGAGGGGATCGAATCCAGGACGTTCGCGGTGGCGATGAACATGACCTTCGAGAGGTCGAAATCCACGTCGAGGTAGTGATCGCGGAACGTCCCGTTCTGCTCGGGGTCGAGGACTTCCAGCAGCGCGGCGGAGGGATCGCCCCGGAAATCGTTGCCCAGCTTGTCCACCTCGTCCAGCATGAAGACGGGGTTGTTCGTACCGGCCTTGCGGATGCCCTGGATCACCCTTCCCGGCATGGCGGCGACGTACGTCCGACGGTGTCCGCGAATCTCGGCCTCGTCGTGCACGCCCCCCAGGCTGACGCGGACGAACTCGCGCCCGAGAGCCTTGGCGATGCTCTTGCCCAGCGACGTCTTGCCGGTCCCCGGCGGGCCCGCGAAGCAGAGGATCGGCCCCTTCATGTCCTGCTTGAGCTTGCGGACCGCGAGGTATTCGAGGATCCGCTCCTTGATCTTCTCCAGGTCGTAGTGGTCCGTGTCGAGGATCTTCCGCGCGCGGCGAAGGTCCAGCCGGTCCTTGCTGGACTTGTCCCAGGGAAGCAGGGCCAGCCAGTCCAGATAGGTCCGGACGATGGAGTACTCGGCGGAGCTTGGGTGCATCCCCACGAGCCGCTCCAGCTCGCGCTCGGCCTCGCGCTGGACCTCCTCGGGCGGGTTGGCCGTCCTGATCCGTTCCCAGAGCTCGGCGACCTCGGGGTTCTCCCCCTCGCCCTCGCCCAGCTCGTCCTGGATGGCCTTGAGCTGCTGGCGGAGGAAGTGGTCGCGCTGGGCCTTGGAGAGTTCGGAGCCGACCTGCTCCTGGATCTTGGTGGAGAGTTCCAGCACCGCGAGTTGGCGGGAGAGGAACTGGGAGAGCCGCTCCAGGCGGAGCCGGACGTTGACCTCGCCGAGCATCATCTGCCGCTCCTCGATGGAGAACGGCAGGCTCGACGCCAGCAGGTCCGCGAGCCTTCCCGGCTCGTGCGTGTTCATCGCCGCGACCTGGAGCTCCTCGGGGATCTGCTGGCTCTGGTCGACCATCCGCTGGAACAGGCGGTTGACGTGGTGGACCAGGGCGTCGACTTCCACCCCCCCCTCGTCGATCTCCTCCAGCGGCTCGACCTCGCCGATCAGGTACGGCTCGGTCTGCACGACGTTCACCAGGCGGGCGCGCGTCTGCCCCTGGCAGACGATCCGGGTGGAACCGTCCGGAAACTTGAGCATCTTCAGGACGGTGCCCACGCAGATCGTCGGGAAAAGGTCGTTCATCCCGGGATCGTCGATCTCGGGATGGAGCTGGCTGGCCAGCCCGACCAGCCGCTCGCCGACCATCACCTCGTCGACCAGTCGGATCCCGCTGGGGCGGTTCACCACCAGGGGCACCACCGTCTGCGGGAACACCAGGTCCGAACGCAACGGCAAGAGAGGCAATCGATTGGAACGTTCCGGAGCCGCGCCCGCGGCGGCCGACTCCTCATGCACCCCGTCCGGACCTTCGCGATCCGTCCCCTCTTCCCGGGCCGCCGGACGCTTCCGTGACGACGGCTTTTTCGTGCGTGCGCCCATGGATTCCTGTTCTGCTCTCGCTCTCAAAGGATGCACCGCGGCCTCGCCCTCGGCTCGATCGGCGGGGACGGACCCGTGAATTGTGGTCCATCGCCTTCGGAAAGGGAAGAGGGCACCCGACGCCCTCCAGGGTTCCGACGTAAATTCTCAACCTGGCGTCACCTACGACGACCAGCCCCGTACGGGCCGAGACACCGTCTCGGACAAACGTTCACTGCCGCCACCAGTCGTCGTCGCGAGACCCGAAAGCCTGCGAGTCGTGCATCGATTGGAGGACCTGGAAATTCAGGAACGCGAAATAGCCCATGAAGACGGCGAGGAACAAATTCCCGGTCCGCACACCCAGGAGCAAGGCGAGCACGCCGGCCGTCAGCAGCGACAGGATGTGGCTCCGGCGCACGCCGTGGCGTCGGTCGACCTGCGACATGACGATCTGCGAGGCCTGGCCGCCGTCGAGCGGCCAGATGGGGAGCAGGTTCACGAGCGTCCAGTACAAGTTGATCTGGAGCAGGTTGAAATAGAGTTCCGCGTTCGTCGAGTTCTGGAGCTTCTGGACCCCGCCCATCACGCTCCCCGGGTCGGGAGTCAGGCCCACCACCATCTTCATGAAGGCCAGGTGCTCGCCCGGCGTCATCCCCAGGGCCAGGCTCGCGACGATCAGGGTCAGGAGGAACAGGAGCAGGCCGGCCGCCGGGCCTCCCAGGATCACCGCCAGCCGCTGCCCCGGGGTGCGTTCGGACCCGGAGTAGCAGAGCCCCCCCAGGCTGTAGAGCACGATCGACGGCGAGCCGCCGAACCGTCGGCCCATCAGGGCGTGGCCGAACTCGTGGACCAGGATCGAGACGAACACGCAGCCGATCCAGAGCGCGACCTTCCCCAGATCGCCGTCGTTCCAGCCGAGCACCGCCGTGACCAGCCAGAACAGCGGGTGGACGCGCACCGGCACGTTCAGGAGCTGGAACCTCAGGTCGTAGGACGTACTCGGCGCGACGCTGCTCATCAGGATCCTCGCAGTTCCCCGTCGCCGGGCGACGGGCCTGGAAGCGGACTTGGGGTCGAGCCTACAATAGTACCGTCGCGCCCGCCCCGTCGGCCAACGGATCGCAGTCGGTCCGGGCGGACCACTCCCGGATCTCACCCACCTACCCATGAAATTTACGAAGATGCACGGCCTGGGCAACGACTACGTCTACGTCGAGACGTTCTCTCAGCCCGCCCCGGCCGATCCCGGCGAGCTGGCCCGCGCGGTCAGCGACCGCCATTTCGCCATCGGCTCGGACGGCCTGATCCTCATCATGCCGAGCGATCGGGCCGACGCCCGGATGCGGATGTTCAACAGCGACGGCTCCGAGGGCGAGATGTGCGGCAACGGCGTACGTTGCGTCGCCAAGTTCATCCACGACCACGGCATCGCGGCCCGCCCTCGCGTCACCGTGGAGACCGGTCGGGGCGTCCTGACCCTGGACCTGACCGTCGAGGCCGGCGAGGCCCGGCTCGTGCGCGTCGACATGGGAGCCCCGATCCTCCGCGCCGAGGAGATCCCGACGAACCTGCCGGGCGATCCCGTGATCGACGTGCCGTTGGAGATCGGCGGCAAGGACTTCCTCCTCACCGCCGTCTCGATGGGCAACCCCCACGCCGTCCTGTTCGTGGACGACGTCGCGGCCTTCCCGCTGGAGGCTTTGGGCCCGTTGATCGAGCGCCATCCCGCGTTCCCGAAGCGCGTGAACGTCCACGTCGTCGAGGTCGTCTCCCCGAGCGAGGTCCGCATGCGCACCTGGGAGCGCGGCTCCGGCGTGACCCTGGCCTGCGGCACCGGTGCCTGCGCCGTCTGCGTCGCCGGCGTCCTGACGGGTCGCACCGGCGGCCGCATCCTCGCCCATCTCCCGGGCGGCGACCTGGAACTCGAATGGCCCGACCGCGACGCCTCGGTCTTCATGACCGGCCCCGCCACCGAGGTCTTCTCCGGGACCTGGCCGCAGGCGTGATCCTCGTCCTCGCCCCCCGGGGGGGCGAGGTTCCGAGGACGTCGCCGCCCTCGATCAATACGCCGGCTTGTGCTGGTCGACGTTCGCCTTGTTGATGAGGCGGAGGGGGGTGACGACTTCCTGGTCGACGGTCTCGCCCTTGAGTTTGGCCGCCATGACCTCCACGGCCTTCGCCCCTTGTTCGCGAGGGTCCTGGAGGATGGTGCAGGCGAGGCGGCCGTCGCGGACGGCGTCGAACGCGGCCTGGCTGCCGTCGAAGCCGAGGACCATCACGTCTTTCCAGCCTTCGGCCTGGGCAACCTCGGCGGCGGGCAGGGCCATCTCGTCGGACTGGGCCACCACGGCGCGGATCTCGCCCGGCTGGAAGCGACGGACCAGGTCGGTCATGACGCTCTTGGCCTTGTCCTCCTGGAAGCCGGCGAATCGACTGTCGGCGACCTCGATCTCGGGGTGCTTCTGGAGCACGGCCATCAGGCCCGCGTTCCGCTTGCGCTGGGGGCTCGAACCCTCGGTCCCTTCCAGGTAGACGATCTTGCCCCCCTTGGGGCCGAGCAGCCGCACCAGCTCCTCACCCTGGAGGACGCCCCCCTCGGCGTCGTCGGCCCCGACGTAGCTGACGACCTCGCCGCCGTTGATGCGGCGGTTCAACGCCAGGATCGGCACCGAAACGCGATTCGCCGCCTCGACGGCCGGCGTCAGCGCGTCCTCGTCGCGAGGGCAGAGGATCACGGCCTTGAGGCCCAGGTTAAGGAGCGTCTCCACCT includes:
- a CDS encoding lysophospholipid acyltransferase family protein — translated: MKIQHPLLIQAIGCVGSRVVRRLGRTWDFHFRYEDPMVDPEVARRTGRRYIYAFFHEVMLFPAYYWNWPTMNILISDHRDGEMITQVVKRLGFGVVRGSTTRGGARALREMTERIDDGNLCVTPDGPRGPRRHVHQGIAYLASRTGLPVVGAGMAFKDSWRARSWDRFCIPKPGSQAAAVVPAPVFIPPDADREALEAGRLEIERRMQGAMVEAEAWVEKL
- a CDS encoding RNA polymerase sigma factor; the encoded protein is MVWGVCLRILDDPHLAADAFQATFLILVRKAATIRVEASLGRWLYGVSRKVALRVRKSLIRRPIHGDGEFERVAAPEVASERSEMLAALDEEIARLPERYREVLVLCDLGGVAHAEAARRLGCAVGTVGSRLSRGRDRLRRRMLRRGLALSTGVSAAWSPSQAATAAVPSALAASTARAVIRMASPDGPALVGNVSVLARGVLTAMFWHRLRFVAALASLAIIGVGATALSSGIAQELVVAAGRDEPKVLEADTPGRLLAEVQKTYAGAKSYEDEGESTAVFTSPSGKRTVKKPFSTRFLRPNLFYFEFSQRTGDGDGEMDRFVVWSDAAPESSKHWWTLRPKVQEETLQMALGGASGISGGTSTLIPSLLMPEAVPTYPLRVLKDPRFAGEEVVDESSCRKVEGKNLSGDVETYWIDRSTSLVRKLVTKMQFPGATVETTTTFRPRLDVEIPRERFEFKPPKS
- a CDS encoding sugar ABC transporter ATP-binding protein, encoding MALNGLTRSFSGVRALKGVDLELRGGEIHALCGENGAGKSTLIQILGGVIRPDSGSIVVEGRPARFSNPAAAIAEGIAIIYQELSLVDEFTVAENLALGAEPRVGPWIDRRAMVREARRRLDELGFALDPKARVGSLTIGQRQQVEIAKALGRDVRVLVLDEPTAALSRAETERLFVVLRELRDRGIAVLYVSHHLEEVFAISDRITVLRDGSRAGTWRASEVTLGEVVAHMVGEAVDVRERSPRRPAGEPRLRVTGAVGKTLRGLDVTVAPGEVVGLTGLAGAGHEELASILFGTSRPTAGEVVWQGRPFRPRHPVEAARRGIAMVPADRRGEGLISTQGILENLTIASYPDLARWGWINGRRRRELAETWRRKFEVAASRLSQPVLTLSGGNQQKVLLARWAARSPELFILNEPTRGIDVKTREAIHRWIDELADSGRSVLLITADTQEMIRLADRCLVLRAGKVAKVLGPPALTEHAVVAAMVEG
- a CDS encoding ABC transporter permease; amino-acid sequence: MPLPLRSVLSRLPQILLIGGALVLMLRTERFFTPGTLTSILTQASIVGVLAIGQAFVLVGGGFDLSQGAMLALTAATVGHLAQWGWSGPACVAGALAVGLLLGSINGFFVSVVRTNPFVTTLSTLLIFRGAAFIALGGRPIANIRVFQAVDSGFELGSTYIPYRGLIFLAAMLAAWIVLRRTVFGQHVYALGGNADAARLAGVRTVRLKTWTFALSGLATGLATVLFLGWLRVAKPDTATGYEFDSIAACVVGGVSLQGGRGSVLGAAAGCLLLQALRTQITMSGFPEEYRTFVTGLVILTFAAADALARRNERG
- the lon gene encoding endopeptidase La; amino-acid sequence: MGARTKKPSSRKRPAAREEGTDREGPDGVHEESAAAGAAPERSNRLPLLPLRSDLVFPQTVVPLVVNRPSGIRLVDEVMVGERLVGLASQLHPEIDDPGMNDLFPTICVGTVLKMLKFPDGSTRIVCQGQTRARLVNVVQTEPYLIGEVEPLEEIDEGGVEVDALVHHVNRLFQRMVDQSQQIPEELQVAAMNTHEPGRLADLLASSLPFSIEERQMMLGEVNVRLRLERLSQFLSRQLAVLELSTKIQEQVGSELSKAQRDHFLRQQLKAIQDELGEGEGENPEVAELWERIRTANPPEEVQREAERELERLVGMHPSSAEYSIVRTYLDWLALLPWDKSSKDRLDLRRARKILDTDHYDLEKIKERILEYLAVRKLKQDMKGPILCFAGPPGTGKTSLGKSIAKALGREFVRVSLGGVHDEAEIRGHRRTYVAAMPGRVIQGIRKAGTNNPVFMLDEVDKLGNDFRGDPSAALLEVLDPEQNGTFRDHYLDVDFDLSKVMFIATANVLDSIPSPLLDRMEVLNLPGYSEEEKTLIAQKYIIPKQLDAHGLVAEDLEITEQAIRKIISDYTREAGLRNLEREVAAVSRKIARRRAEGKKKAVTVGPVQVAELLGPSRYFRELADRTGIPGVATGLAWTPTGGEILFIEASATPGKGGLMLTGLLGDSMRESAQAAMSYLRSHAKALGLDAAQMAKTDVHIHVPAGAVPKDGPSAGVAIASALISLLRDRPIKMELAMTGEVTLTGRVLPVGGVRDKVLAARRAGIRTILLPRHNEKDLVELPAEVKADLTFRFVDTLDDVLPRLFDDLPAKKSKPAPVKPSSGRLGTAKAKKGKAAEEPEAEFPGQTPRRRP
- a CDS encoding site-2 protease family protein translates to MSSVAPSTSYDLRFQLLNVPVRVHPLFWLVTAVLGWNDGDLGKVALWIGCVFVSILVHEFGHALMGRRFGGSPSIVLYSLGGLCYSGSERTPGQRLAVILGGPAAGLLLFLLTLIVASLALGMTPGEHLAFMKMVVGLTPDPGSVMGGVQKLQNSTNAELYFNLLQINLYWTLVNLLPIWPLDGGQASQIVMSQVDRRHGVRRSHILSLLTAGVLALLLGVRTGNLFLAVFMGYFAFLNFQVLQSMHDSQAFGSRDDDWWRQ
- the dapF gene encoding diaminopimelate epimerase, coding for MKFTKMHGLGNDYVYVETFSQPAPADPGELARAVSDRHFAIGSDGLILIMPSDRADARMRMFNSDGSEGEMCGNGVRCVAKFIHDHGIAARPRVTVETGRGVLTLDLTVEAGEARLVRVDMGAPILRAEEIPTNLPGDPVIDVPLEIGGKDFLLTAVSMGNPHAVLFVDDVAAFPLEALGPLIERHPAFPKRVNVHVVEVVSPSEVRMRTWERGSGVTLACGTGACAVCVAGVLTGRTGGRILAHLPGGDLELEWPDRDASVFMTGPATEVFSGTWPQA
- a CDS encoding sugar ABC transporter substrate-binding protein, with the protein product MFPMKRPAELAFLLFLAPLAVGCAEKSASTEGGASPASASSSGRIGAVLPTFNHPFFLAMKDGMEAKARELGLEVDVRDGQDDDAKQIAQVETLLNLGLKAVILCPRDEDALTPAVEAANRVSVPILALNRRINGGEVVSYVGADDAEGGVLQGEELVRLLGPKGGKIVYLEGTEGSSPQRKRNAGLMAVLQKHPEIEVADSRFAGFQEDKAKSVMTDLVRRFQPGEIRAVVAQSDEMALPAAEVAQAEGWKDVMVLGFDGSQAAFDAVRDGRLACTILQDPREQGAKAVEVMAAKLKGETVDQEVVTPLRLINKANVDQHKPAY